The following proteins come from a genomic window of Mucinivorans hirudinis:
- a CDS encoding DNA methylase translates to MYQIIPQQISQSKRKEVNAKILSAIESGNGAISAEEVYNQYTGIGGLHELKQADFSSYHDFAQAKREAEMGQFFTPHEICSQMVEAIKPQPNEMVMDMCCGMGNFFNFLPNQHNVYGFDIDPDAVRVAKYLYPNANIQVANLCTHNPEERFDIVIGNPPFNLDFDGIQSQFYYCNKAYWMLKPSGLLMMIVPVSFLQNEFWQRPKVNAMNRDFSFIGQTKLAADAFKSVGVEKFETKIMVFMRESKNIEMNPYNAEEFVSMEKLTTRIAQAKGITEESKLQIRQETKEEISAESREFEYKLKKYLYEIKTHKSLEKHYDKALALVAKFRNQRPPEGCTLDEHKAWEKRKLTYNKVLAVLKRYIKNQNVVHRKEIALVKTQNGFKLKGYAPHLLDKVAVKSVSLNDILSVGAKLPRPEKMTAKLRRQYVAVERFIERKRNEYKLQSRSFETMQRDEALDTKIQSLTFYNKDMQACSFTELQQHDMGLVFQKRYALLNWQQGSGKTAVAYHYGKHREPHTKNTVILAPAIAIHLTWEPFLQRHGERYIIASKPEHLVNVPKGAFILLSLTMISELVGPLKEFMKVRSNKICLLFDESDEITNPSAKRTRQSLNIFRRAKFKLLATGTTTRNNIGELYSQFELLYNNSVNMMCNAYNVYFQNKDGAIESKTNDRYREPFPARGGAVLFKACFCPGKASVFGIEKQNQDVYNQEHLAALIEKSIITRKFKEFAGEKYEIINYTVTPSDGERAVYRTILEKFHEILHFYFNPIADKKKESQLNLVRQIQLLIKACSVPHKMSGYFGCGYPQKAITIEHKLRYELKGKVAIGCTSLDAVELYTDFLSERFPERPLFVVRGNVDFKRRQAILDKFEKTENGLLVCTQQSLKSSANVPSCEDIIIESLQWNIPRMEQFYFRFIRLDSIGMRRVHYLTYEESIEQNLMALVLTKERLNEFIKSGEVKDESEIFEEFDISPDIIETLFRREQDEQGKFHIRWGAQNVS, encoded by the coding sequence AGTTCTTCACACCACACGAAATATGTAGCCAGATGGTCGAAGCGATTAAACCGCAGCCGAATGAGATGGTGATGGATATGTGTTGTGGAATGGGTAACTTTTTCAACTTCCTGCCAAACCAACACAACGTTTATGGGTTCGACATTGACCCGGATGCGGTGCGGGTGGCCAAATATCTCTATCCCAATGCAAATATCCAAGTCGCCAACCTCTGTACCCACAACCCAGAAGAGCGTTTTGACATCGTAATCGGCAACCCACCGTTCAACCTCGACTTTGACGGCATTCAATCCCAGTTTTACTACTGCAACAAGGCGTACTGGATGCTCAAACCATCGGGGCTACTGATGATGATTGTGCCGGTGTCGTTCCTGCAAAACGAGTTCTGGCAGCGGCCAAAGGTCAATGCAATGAACCGTGACTTCTCGTTTATCGGGCAGACCAAACTTGCTGCCGATGCTTTCAAAAGCGTAGGCGTTGAGAAGTTCGAGACCAAAATTATGGTCTTTATGCGGGAGTCGAAAAACATCGAGATGAATCCCTACAACGCTGAGGAGTTTGTCTCGATGGAGAAACTAACCACTCGTATTGCCCAAGCTAAGGGAATTACCGAGGAGTCCAAACTACAAATCAGACAGGAGACCAAAGAGGAGATTTCAGCCGAAAGCCGAGAGTTTGAATATAAACTCAAAAAATATCTCTACGAAATCAAAACCCACAAGTCACTCGAAAAGCATTACGACAAGGCTCTCGCCCTCGTTGCTAAGTTCCGTAACCAGCGACCGCCCGAAGGGTGCACCCTCGATGAGCACAAGGCGTGGGAGAAGCGTAAACTCACCTACAACAAGGTGCTTGCGGTGCTCAAACGATATATCAAAAATCAGAATGTCGTACACCGCAAAGAGATAGCATTAGTCAAGACGCAAAATGGCTTCAAGTTGAAGGGCTATGCACCGCATCTATTGGATAAGGTAGCTGTAAAATCCGTATCACTGAACGATATTTTATCCGTTGGGGCGAAGTTGCCACGTCCCGAAAAGATGACTGCCAAACTCCGACGACAATATGTCGCTGTCGAGCGGTTTATCGAACGCAAACGAAATGAATATAAACTGCAATCGAGAAGTTTTGAGACGATGCAGCGTGATGAGGCGTTGGATACTAAGATTCAGTCGCTTACATTCTACAATAAAGATATGCAGGCGTGCAGCTTCACCGAGCTGCAACAGCACGATATGGGGTTGGTGTTTCAGAAACGATACGCTCTTTTGAACTGGCAACAGGGCTCAGGTAAAACGGCAGTAGCATATCATTACGGCAAGCACCGAGAGCCACACACCAAAAACACGGTTATTCTCGCTCCTGCAATCGCCATTCACCTAACGTGGGAGCCATTTCTGCAACGGCACGGCGAGAGATACATCATCGCCAGCAAGCCCGAGCACCTTGTAAATGTACCCAAAGGAGCATTCATTCTGCTGTCACTGACAATGATTAGCGAATTGGTGGGGCCGCTCAAAGAGTTTATGAAGGTGCGCTCCAATAAAATATGCCTCTTGTTTGATGAGTCGGACGAAATTACTAACCCCTCAGCCAAACGCACACGGCAATCGCTCAACATATTCCGCAGGGCTAAATTCAAACTATTGGCAACTGGAACAACCACCCGAAACAATATCGGTGAATTGTACTCGCAATTTGAGCTGCTCTACAACAACTCAGTCAATATGATGTGCAACGCCTACAACGTCTATTTCCAGAATAAAGATGGAGCGATTGAGAGCAAAACCAATGATCGCTACCGTGAACCGTTCCCTGCTCGTGGTGGTGCGGTGCTCTTCAAAGCGTGCTTCTGCCCGGGCAAGGCTTCAGTATTTGGTATCGAAAAGCAGAATCAAGACGTTTACAACCAAGAACATTTGGCGGCACTTATCGAAAAGAGCATCATCACCCGCAAGTTCAAAGAGTTTGCCGGTGAGAAGTACGAGATTATCAACTACACCGTAACGCCCAGCGATGGTGAACGAGCCGTTTATCGTACTATCCTCGAAAAGTTTCACGAGATTCTGCACTTCTATTTCAACCCGATTGCCGACAAGAAGAAGGAGTCTCAGTTGAACCTTGTTCGACAAATACAACTGCTTATCAAGGCGTGTTCAGTGCCGCATAAGATGAGTGGTTATTTCGGATGTGGCTATCCACAAAAGGCAATCACTATCGAACACAAGCTCAGATACGAACTCAAAGGCAAAGTTGCAATTGGTTGCACCTCGCTTGATGCGGTGGAGCTATATACCGATTTTCTAAGTGAGCGATTCCCAGAACGACCGCTGTTTGTAGTTAGGGGCAATGTCGATTTCAAGCGTCGCCAAGCGATACTTGATAAGTTCGAGAAGACAGAGAACGGTCTATTAGTATGCACGCAGCAGAGCCTGAAGAGTTCTGCCAACGTACCGAGTTGCGAGGACATCATTATCGAGTCATTGCAGTGGAACATCCCTCGTATGGAGCAGTTCTACTTCCGCTTTATCAGATTGGACTCCATTGGTATGCGTCGAGTTCACTACCTGACCTACGAAGAGTCAATAGAGCAGAACCTAATGGCGTTGGTGCTCACCAAGGAGCGACTCAACGAATTTATCAAAAGCGGCGAGGTCAAAGATGAATCCGAAATCTTCGAGGAGTTCGACATCTCACCCGACATCATCGAAACCCTCTTCCGTCGCGAACAGGACGAACAAGGAAAATTTCACATTCGATGGGGAGCTCAAAATGTAAGTTAA
- a CDS encoding transposase yields the protein MDRRSQEYQIMRDKALSQLRSGESLTGKDGAFAPLLKEFLEAALDGEMAAHLDEAERQQGNKRNGRGSKRVKTMAGEIEIETPQDRHSSFTPEILRKRETILADNMSSKIISLYGMGMSLRDISAHIEEMYDVEISHNTLSEIIERIVPKVKEWQSRPLESMYTIVWLDAMHYKVKDGGRTESRAVYNVLAVNKDGRKELIGMYVSESEGANFWLSVLTDLKARGMKDVLIACIDNLTGFAEAIATIFPQVIIQSCIVHQIRNSLKYIASKDKKEFMGDLKTVYQAPTLDLAELNLDKLEDKWGQKYPVVIGSWRRNWDKLSAYFAYDEHIRRLIYTTNAVEGFHRQARKVTKTKGVFPNDMALMKLLYLAVLNISKKWTQPLPNWALTAGQLRIKFGERMPMEL from the coding sequence ATGGATAGGAGAAGTCAGGAGTATCAAATAATGCGTGATAAGGCATTATCTCAGCTTCGGAGTGGGGAGTCACTCACGGGCAAAGATGGGGCATTTGCTCCACTGTTGAAAGAATTTTTAGAAGCCGCTTTGGATGGCGAAATGGCAGCTCATCTCGACGAGGCGGAACGCCAGCAAGGCAACAAGCGTAACGGTCGAGGAAGCAAACGAGTCAAAACGATGGCAGGTGAGATTGAAATAGAGACACCTCAGGATCGTCATAGCAGTTTTACACCCGAGATTCTCAGGAAACGGGAGACCATTTTGGCGGATAATATGTCCTCCAAGATCATCAGTTTGTATGGTATGGGTATGAGCCTGAGGGATATATCTGCTCATATCGAAGAGATGTATGACGTTGAGATATCGCACAATACGCTGAGTGAAATTATCGAACGTATAGTTCCCAAGGTCAAGGAGTGGCAAAGTCGTCCTTTGGAGTCGATGTACACTATCGTTTGGCTCGATGCGATGCACTACAAGGTCAAAGATGGTGGACGTACGGAGAGCCGAGCCGTTTATAATGTGCTGGCAGTCAATAAGGATGGTCGCAAAGAGTTAATCGGGATGTATGTATCTGAGAGTGAGGGAGCGAACTTCTGGTTGAGTGTATTGACCGATTTGAAAGCACGTGGGATGAAAGATGTTTTGATTGCCTGCATTGACAACCTTACGGGCTTTGCCGAGGCAATAGCCACCATTTTCCCGCAAGTAATCATTCAGAGCTGCATCGTTCATCAAATCCGCAACTCATTGAAATACATTGCCTCCAAAGACAAAAAGGAGTTTATGGGTGATTTGAAGACGGTCTATCAAGCTCCCACTCTGGATTTAGCCGAACTCAATCTTGATAAATTGGAGGATAAATGGGGGCAGAAATACCCTGTTGTTATAGGCTCGTGGCGACGAAATTGGGATAAGCTTAGTGCCTATTTTGCTTATGATGAGCATATTCGCAGACTTATCTACACAACTAATGCTGTTGAGGGATTTCATCGTCAGGCACGGAAAGTTACCAAGACGAAGGGTGTTTTCCCTAATGATATGGCATTGATGAAGTTACTCTACTTAGCGGTGCTCAACATCTCCAAGAAATGGACTCAACCCCTTCCGAATTGGGCGTTAACAGCAGGTCAATTACGGATAAAGTTTGGCGAAAGGATGCCTATGGAGTTATAG